A stretch of DNA from Amphiprion ocellaris isolate individual 3 ecotype Okinawa chromosome 18, ASM2253959v1, whole genome shotgun sequence:
tttcatttaaacatgttGGGGACAAGTTCATTCTTTGTTTGACCTGATTGAACttgaaaagagacaaacaccaaaacaagaaaactgcatCTGTTTGTTCAGGAGTTTGACATCATCAACATGACCATTTTAGTGAATGGACATGCCAGATTTATATGAATATAGATTATTTTACTTCAGTATTTAAAGAAGGAAATTGTATGAATAAGTCTTGTAACAACACAACTGTTGCTGTAATACCTTGTTAATAACCTATAAAGGAGGTGAATGTTCTTTCTttaaagttctgtttgtttcactcCCATCCAGACTATCCGTCACTACCTGGACCCCCTGTGGCATCAGCTAGGAGCAAAGACCAAGGCTCTGGTTCAGGACCTGAAGGTGCTGAGGGTCCTCCTGCTCTACCTCACCCAGTACGACTGTGTCACCTTCTTCAATTTGCTCGAGTCCCTGCGCTCCAGCCAGAAGAACTTTGGCTCCAATTCAGGTAAACTAGAAGTACTTAGTTGCTCTCAGTGCCTGATTGAATGAAAGTTCCTTCTTCATTTTGTAAT
This window harbors:
- the LOC129347363 gene encoding DNA repair endonuclease XPF-like isoform X2: MTNQRGLEMQRSLKSMQDLRIILRILHFRVHKVVLTVLITATIRHYLDPLWHQLGAKTKALVQDLKVLRVLLLYLTQYDCVTFFNLLESLRSSQKNFGSNSGCLFLDSCWRLHFNPRHLC